The following are encoded in a window of Castanea sativa cultivar Marrone di Chiusa Pesio chromosome 9, ASM4071231v1 genomic DNA:
- the LOC142609691 gene encoding CASP-like protein 5A2, with protein sequence MYVSRPSVHPVEAPPQTAQNVPRARMKDIQGMPGTCGGFALRLFQFIFAVISLLVMASTSDFASASAFCYLVVAVSLQSLWSFSLAVVDLYAILVRRSLRNCRVVSFFTIGDGITSTLTFAAACASAGITVLIGNDLNKCAINHCTRFETATAMAFMSWFSVSPSFLLNFWSLASR encoded by the exons ATGTATGTGAGCCGGCCATCGGTGCATCCGGTGGAGGCGCCGCCACAGACGGCGCAGAATGTGCCGAGAGCGAGGATGAAGGACATACAAGGCATGCCTGGTACTTGTGGCGGCTTTGCTTTGCGTCTCTTTCAGTTCATCTTCGCCGTCATCTCTCTCCTCGTCATGGCTTCCACCTCCGATTTCGCCTCCGCCTCTGCCTTCTG CTACCTTGTCGTTGCTGTTAGCTTGCAAAGTTTGTGGAGCTTTTCTCTGGCAGTTGTTGATTTATATGCCATTTTGGTGAGACGAAGCTTACGGAACTGCAGAGTTGTCAGTTTCTTCACCATTGGCGATGGG ATCACATCCACTCTTACATTTGCTGCTGCATGTGCATCTGCGGGCATAACAGTACTCATTGGCAATGATCTTAATAAATGTGCCATAAACCACTGCACAAGGTTTGAGACTGCTACAGCTATGGCTTTTATGAGCTGGTTTTCCGTTTCACCTTCCTTTCTACTGAATTTTTGGTCGTTGGCTTCCCGGTGA
- the LOC142609667 gene encoding uncharacterized protein LOC142609667 isoform X1, with translation MRTMGGGERKKILVGLAVAMFLGVAVYLRLWTIDYSFSSDDSEILRRQFDLANREAMDESAEWRLKYDVEVERSTNCAKELNEIKESLENKVEDAPSINQKLAMVQKENSALLERVEALKQELEDAKLKCNLH, from the exons atgaGAACCATGgggggaggagagagaaagaaaatcttGGTGGGTTTGGCAGTGGCAATGTTTTTGGGAGTAGCAGTGTACTTGAGGCTTTGGACCATCgattattctttttcttctgatGACTCCGAAATCCTAAG AAGACAGTTTGATCTTGCAAACAGGGAAGCCATGGATGAATCTGCAGAGTGGAGGCTGAAATATGATGTGGAAGTAGAGAGGTCTACCAACTGTGCCAAAGAACTTAATGAG ATTAAGGAGTCTCTCGAGAACAAGGTGGAAGATGCTCCCAGCATTAACCAGAAATTGGCAATGGTACAAAAG GAAAATTCAGCCTTGCTTGAAAGGGTGGAAGCCTTAAAACAGGAGCTTGAGGATGCCAAGCTGAAGTGCAACTTGCATTAG
- the LOC142609667 gene encoding uncharacterized protein LOC142609667 isoform X2, whose amino-acid sequence MRTMGGGERKKILVGLAVAMFLGVAVYLRLWTIDYSFSSDDSEILRRQFDLANREAMDESAEWRLKYDVEVERSTNCAKELNEIKESLENKVEDAPSINQKLAMENSALLERVEALKQELEDAKLKCNLH is encoded by the exons atgaGAACCATGgggggaggagagagaaagaaaatcttGGTGGGTTTGGCAGTGGCAATGTTTTTGGGAGTAGCAGTGTACTTGAGGCTTTGGACCATCgattattctttttcttctgatGACTCCGAAATCCTAAG AAGACAGTTTGATCTTGCAAACAGGGAAGCCATGGATGAATCTGCAGAGTGGAGGCTGAAATATGATGTGGAAGTAGAGAGGTCTACCAACTGTGCCAAAGAACTTAATGAG ATTAAGGAGTCTCTCGAGAACAAGGTGGAAGATGCTCCCAGCATTAACCAGAAATTGGCAATG GAAAATTCAGCCTTGCTTGAAAGGGTGGAAGCCTTAAAACAGGAGCTTGAGGATGCCAAGCTGAAGTGCAACTTGCATTAG